The Thiosulfativibrio zosterae genome has a window encoding:
- a CDS encoding YqgE/AlgH family protein — MTKQHSLEHQILIAMPTLTNSWFDKTVVYVVEDNEYGSMGLTLNLPHSFTIENLLEHFTLNADQTLPYLDQKVLLGGPVEVEHGFILHEDTGQSWQKSLPLQNGLVMSVSEDLLKAIAEGTGPQKFIACLGFAGWEKGQLADEIQGNSWLTIPYNESLLFEVPTHDKWRVALGTLGIAPEFLSMEAGHD; from the coding sequence ATGACTAAACAGCACTCTCTCGAACATCAAATTCTCATAGCCATGCCGACTTTAACCAATAGTTGGTTTGATAAAACCGTGGTTTATGTTGTCGAAGACAACGAGTACGGTTCGATGGGCTTAACCCTGAATTTGCCCCATTCGTTCACCATTGAAAATCTACTGGAACATTTCACCCTCAATGCCGACCAGACCCTGCCATACCTAGACCAAAAAGTGCTTTTGGGCGGACCGGTAGAAGTTGAACATGGTTTTATTCTGCATGAAGACACTGGACAATCTTGGCAAAAATCTCTGCCTTTGCAGAATGGTTTAGTGATGTCTGTTTCGGAGGACTTATTGAAAGCCATCGCCGAAGGCACTGGCCCGCAAAAGTTCATTGCCTGTTTAGGGTTTGCTGGCTGGGAAAAAGGTCAACTGGCCGATGAAATTCAAGGCAACAGTTGGTTAACGATTCCCTACAACGAATCTCTGCTATTTGAAGTCCCCACCCATGACAAATGGCGCGTGGCTTTAGGCACTTTAGGCATCGCCCCCGAATTTTTAAGCATGGAAGCCGGCCATGACTGA
- the ruvX gene encoding Holliday junction resolvase RuvX — protein sequence MTESPAPKKIKFAKTPSEVDGLVLGFDFGLKRIGVAVGQTITKTASPEAIVKSRDGVPDWAHITQLFERWKPVAIVVGLPLWLSGEEQTITQSARKFGQRLSGRYQRPVFFIEEQLSSREAETRRKSTFTMVDDHAAQVILQSWLNETFASQSPSSLSAPL from the coding sequence ATGACTGAGTCGCCTGCCCCCAAAAAAATCAAGTTTGCCAAAACGCCCAGCGAAGTTGATGGTTTGGTATTGGGGTTTGATTTTGGACTCAAACGCATTGGCGTCGCGGTTGGACAAACCATTACCAAAACAGCCAGCCCTGAAGCCATCGTAAAAAGTCGTGACGGCGTGCCAGACTGGGCACACATCACCCAACTCTTTGAACGCTGGAAACCCGTCGCCATCGTGGTTGGCTTGCCTTTGTGGTTGAGCGGTGAAGAACAAACCATCACCCAATCGGCACGAAAATTTGGACAGCGCCTCAGTGGTCGTTACCAGCGCCCGGTGTTTTTTATTGAAGAACAGCTCAGTTCGCGCGAAGCCGAAACACGCCGCAAATCGACCTTTACGATGGTCGACGACCACGCTGCCCAAGTCATTTTACAAAGCTGGCTTAACGAAACCTTTGCCAGCCAATCACCCTCATCTTTGTCAGCCCCTCTCTAG
- a CDS encoding aspartate carbamoyltransferase catalytic subunit, with product MRLSTPNIQLNAQGKLHHFLTLEGLKQHHLLEILDVAKSFVDEATGTIKKVDDLHGKTIMNLFFEASTRTLTTFEIAEKRLSADVVNLNIETSSTKKGETLLDTLWNLEAMLADMFVIRHGESGAAHFFAQHVAPHIHVLNAGDGRHSHPTQAMLDMYTIRKHKGDIFDLKVAIIGDILHSRVVRSQIQALSILEAREIRIIGPKTLLPADTAALGVHVYDNMEEGLDGVDVIIMVRLQNERMQSALLPSEKEFFNLYGLNEARLAYAKPDAIVMHPGPINRGVEIDSAVADGPQSVILEQVTYGIAVRMAIMSILVKNAKELAAAQQAQNESFDMENAQ from the coding sequence ATGCGATTGTCTACGCCCAATATTCAGCTCAACGCCCAAGGCAAGCTGCATCACTTCTTAACCCTTGAGGGTTTAAAGCAACATCATTTGCTAGAGATTTTAGATGTCGCCAAAAGTTTTGTCGATGAAGCCACCGGCACCATCAAAAAGGTGGACGACTTACATGGCAAAACCATTATGAACCTGTTTTTTGAGGCCAGCACACGCACCCTCACCACCTTTGAAATTGCTGAAAAACGCTTATCAGCCGATGTGGTTAACCTCAATATAGAAACCAGCTCCACCAAAAAAGGCGAAACCCTACTCGACACCCTTTGGAACTTAGAGGCCATGTTGGCAGATATGTTTGTGATTCGGCATGGTGAAAGTGGTGCTGCGCACTTTTTTGCGCAACATGTAGCGCCACACATTCATGTGCTTAATGCCGGTGATGGCAGACACTCTCACCCTACCCAAGCCATGCTGGACATGTACACCATTCGCAAACACAAAGGCGATATTTTTGATTTGAAAGTCGCTATCATCGGTGACATTCTGCACTCACGCGTGGTGCGTTCACAAATCCAGGCCTTGAGTATTTTAGAAGCCCGCGAAATTCGCATCATCGGCCCCAAAACGCTGTTGCCAGCAGACACCGCCGCTTTGGGTGTTCATGTTTATGACAATATGGAAGAAGGCTTGGATGGCGTGGATGTCATTATCATGGTGCGCTTACAAAATGAACGTATGCAAAGTGCTTTATTGCCCAGCGAAAAAGAGTTCTTTAACCTTTATGGTTTAAATGAAGCGCGCTTGGCCTATGCCAAACCCGATGCCATCGTGATGCACCCAGGTCCAATTAACCGTGGCGTTGAAATTGACTCTGCGGTTGCCGATGGCCCGCAATCGGTCATTTTGGAGCAGGTAACCTACGGAATTGCGGTGCGTATGGCCATTATGTCGATTCTGGTAAAAAACGCCAAAGAACTGGCTGCCGCACAACAAGCACAAAATGAGTCATTTGATATGGAGAACGCCCAATGA